Proteins encoded together in one Lathyrus oleraceus cultivar Zhongwan6 chromosome 5, CAAS_Psat_ZW6_1.0, whole genome shotgun sequence window:
- the LOC127080157 gene encoding putative F-box/LRR-repeat protein 23, whose amino-acid sequence MASCPIPSKEAESESTAMPNWVELPRDITANILQRLCTIEIVTSMEICYYAIKQSCGHLECISIDYFATDDLLKFISDNASNLRGLRLVNCHGISNEGFCEAVKKLPVLETVNISLCNFSKDSLEVVGQYCPLLTGIALVRSWLVYMVYDIHDDEAFVIAKTMVGLRYLNIQGNKMSNAGLLAILAGCPHLEFLDIRRCYNLRLDESLKKKCIDQIRNLLLPEQTVHTFEDYCDDDRVTYSDSIIDDDCFDPYD is encoded by the exons ATGGCATCCTGTCCAATTCCTTCAAAGGAAGCAGAAAGTGAGAGTACAGCTATGCCGAATTGGGTTGAACTTCCAAGAGACATCACAGCAAACATTCTTCAGAGGCTTTGTACCATTGAAATTGTGACAAGT ATGGAGATTTGTTATTATGCCATTAAACAAAGTTGCGGTCATTTAGAATGCATTAGCATTGATTATTTTGCCACAGATGATCTCCTTAAATTCATATCTGACAA TGCTAGTAATCTCAGAGGCCTGAGGCTTGTAAATTGCCATGGAATTTCTAATGAAGGGTTCTGTGAAGCTGTAAAAAAGCTGCCGGTGCTAGAGACAGTGAACATTTCACTATGTAACTTCTCGAAAGATTCTCTCGAGGTTGTTGGCCAATATTGCCCTCTTTTGACAGGTATCGCACTTGTGAGATCGTGGTTGGTGTATATGGTGTATGATATTCATGATGATGAAGCATTTGTTATTGCAAAAACTATGGTTGGGTTACGTTATCTTAATATTCAAGGAAATAAGATGTCTAATGCTGGGTTGCTTGCGATTCTTGCTGGTTGTCCTCATCTTGAGTTTCTTGATATTCGAAGATGCTATAATCTTCGGTTGGACGAAAGCTTGAAGAAAAAGTGCATTGATCAGATTAGAAATCTGCTACTCCCAGAGCAAACCGTTCATACTTTTGAAGACTATTGTGACGATGATCGTGTAACTTATAGTGATTCTATAATAGAtgatgattgttttgatcctTACGATTGA